A single genomic interval of Flavobacterium sp. N2820 harbors:
- a CDS encoding LicD family protein, which yields MYDITLEGKNMLVAERMLENIAKIFNSCNIEYWIEGGTLLGIRRENRLLPWDNDIDFSVKSTQTEKLEGFIGALKKAGYRVKTRHFEVSNDFFKAGTLRMIKIREKRFFGLLKGKVCADIFIKYPIEDKHYWEIANKTKFVPSKFYENFGTISFKEFDYSTPELTNEYLTYRYGNWQTPVKDWNTATDDKALA from the coding sequence ATGTACGATATTACGCTTGAAGGAAAAAACATGCTTGTTGCTGAACGAATGCTTGAAAACATTGCTAAGATATTTAATTCATGCAACATTGAATATTGGATTGAAGGTGGAACACTTTTAGGAATAAGAAGAGAAAATCGTTTGTTACCATGGGATAATGATATCGATTTTTCGGTAAAATCGACACAAACTGAAAAATTAGAAGGTTTTATAGGTGCTCTGAAAAAAGCGGGCTATAGAGTTAAAACAAGACATTTTGAGGTGTCTAATGATTTTTTTAAAGCGGGTACTTTACGCATGATAAAAATTCGCGAAAAACGATTTTTTGGCTTATTAAAAGGAAAAGTTTGTGCTGATATTTTTATCAAATATCCTATCGAAGATAAACACTATTGGGAAATTGCCAATAAAACAAAGTTTGTTCCTTCCAAATTTTATGAAAACTTTGGAACCATTTCTTTCAAAGAATTTGATTACAGCACACCTGAATTAACAAACGAATATTTAACGTATCGTTACGGTAACTGGCAAACACCAGTAAAAGATTGGAATACAGCAACAGATGATAAAGCCTTAGCTTAG
- a CDS encoding TlpA family protein disulfide reductase, whose protein sequence is MRYFRFIALAIFFWSFSAKAQDLITFRNFEELNAYIQKNNEKPLVINFWATWCAPCVKELPYFEELHQKNQNIKIVTVSLDFDKQVESKLKPFLKKKNYSFVTTYMADKNFNNWISKVDENWSGSIPATWIINGNKGIFVEQEFASYEELNQFVNESLIKIN, encoded by the coding sequence ATGAGATATTTTCGTTTTATAGCGTTAGCGATTTTCTTTTGGAGTTTTTCTGCGAAGGCGCAAGACTTAATTACGTTCCGAAATTTTGAAGAATTGAATGCTTACATTCAAAAGAATAACGAAAAACCTTTGGTAATTAACTTTTGGGCAACTTGGTGTGCTCCTTGTGTAAAAGAATTGCCTTATTTTGAAGAGTTGCACCAAAAAAATCAAAATATCAAAATCGTTACTGTAAGTTTAGATTTCGACAAACAAGTTGAAAGTAAATTGAAACCGTTTTTAAAAAAGAAGAATTATTCGTTTGTAACAACTTACATGGCAGATAAAAATTTTAATAATTGGATTTCTAAAGTGGATGAAAATTGGTCGGGTTCTATTCCTGCTACATGGATTATCAATGGAAATAAAGGAATTTTTGTAGAACAAGAATTTGCCTCGTACGAAGAATTAAATCAATTTGTAAACGAATCACTAATAAAAATAAATTAA
- a CDS encoding COX15/CtaA family protein, which produces MKTNKSVIYWLLSGCVLLFIMVTVGGITRLTNSGLSMTDWHLINDTFPPMSEEKWAEAFEEYKKFPEYQKVNQYKDFQLDDYKFIFFWEWFHRFIGRIIGIVFIIPFVYFLIKKQLDAATIKKCFILLGMGAFQGFLGWFMVASGLKDMPDVSHFRLAIHLTFAFITFAYTLWVALDLIYPERKLPVVELRKIARIALVILIIQIIYGGFVAGLNAGLIHNHWPLMSDGQFFHESIQLEQSNLLLSFTEGKSGVQFIHRTFAYVVVFSILYLFIKSRKFILDKTQDNGVKTLLVFVFIQFLLGIFTLLFHVPLWLGLAHQIMAFFLLTAMTFSLHRFSK; this is translated from the coding sequence ATGAAAACAAATAAATCGGTTATTTACTGGCTACTTTCGGGATGTGTTTTGTTATTTATCATGGTAACTGTTGGTGGAATTACGCGCCTAACCAACTCAGGTTTATCGATGACCGATTGGCATTTAATCAATGATACCTTTCCTCCAATGAGTGAAGAAAAATGGGCTGAAGCTTTTGAAGAATACAAGAAATTCCCAGAATATCAAAAAGTAAATCAATATAAAGACTTTCAATTAGACGATTACAAATTCATCTTCTTTTGGGAATGGTTTCACCGTTTTATTGGTCGCATTATTGGTATTGTTTTTATTATTCCTTTTGTTTATTTCTTAATCAAAAAGCAATTGGATGCAGCAACCATTAAAAAATGTTTCATTCTTTTAGGGATGGGCGCTTTTCAAGGATTTTTAGGTTGGTTTATGGTGGCAAGCGGTTTAAAAGATATGCCCGATGTGAGCCATTTTAGATTAGCGATTCACTTAACGTTTGCTTTTATAACGTTTGCTTACACACTTTGGGTAGCTTTAGATTTAATTTATCCTGAACGAAAATTACCGGTTGTAGAATTGAGAAAAATTGCCCGAATTGCCTTGGTAATTCTAATTATCCAAATTATTTATGGCGGATTTGTTGCCGGATTAAATGCCGGATTAATTCACAATCATTGGCCATTAATGAGCGACGGACAATTCTTCCATGAAAGCATTCAACTAGAACAATCGAATTTACTTTTATCATTCACAGAAGGAAAAAGCGGCGTACAGTTTATTCATAGAACTTTTGCTTATGTAGTAGTATTTTCAATTCTCTATTTGTTTATAAAAAGTAGAAAATTTATATTAGATAAAACGCAAGATAACGGAGTTAAAACGTTACTGGTTTTTGTCTTCATTCAGTTTTTATTAGGGATTTTCACCTTGCTATTCCATGTGCCACTTTGGTTAGGATTAGCACATCAAATAATGGCGTTCTTTTTATTGACTGCAATGACATTTTCTTTGCATCGATTTTCAAAATAA
- a CDS encoding thioredoxin family protein — translation MKRVGFLALLMGFLMSFTNPTGYKVGDKATDFKLKSVDNKMYSMADYKDAKGFIVVFTCNHCPFAVKYEDRIIDLAKKYKSKGYILLAINPNDPAAQPEDSFELMQERAKEKKFSFPYLFDEGQKIYPQYGATKTPHVFLLDKNLVVKYIGSIDDNVEDAAQVKEKYLENAIAALENGEEPTPNTTKAIGCSIKVKK, via the coding sequence ATGAAAAGAGTTGGATTTTTAGCCTTACTAATGGGCTTTTTAATGAGTTTTACCAATCCTACGGGATACAAAGTAGGAGATAAGGCAACAGATTTTAAATTAAAATCGGTTGACAATAAAATGTACAGCATGGCCGATTATAAAGATGCGAAAGGATTTATCGTGGTGTTTACTTGTAATCATTGTCCGTTTGCTGTTAAGTATGAAGACAGAATTATTGATTTAGCTAAGAAATACAAATCAAAAGGGTATATTTTATTGGCAATCAATCCAAATGATCCTGCAGCACAACCTGAAGATAGTTTTGAATTAATGCAAGAGCGTGCTAAAGAAAAGAAGTTTTCATTTCCTTATTTGTTTGATGAAGGTCAGAAAATTTATCCTCAATATGGTGCTACAAAAACACCTCACGTATTTTTATTAGATAAGAATTTAGTGGTAAAATATATTGGATCTATAGATGATAATGTAGAGGATGCTGCTCAAGTAAAAGAAAAATATTTAGAAAATGCAATTGCAGCTTTAGAAAATGGCGAAGAACCAACACCAAATACTACCAAAGCAATTGGTTGTTCTATTAAAGTAAAAAAATAA
- a CDS encoding CDP-alcohol phosphatidyltransferase family protein, producing MSKLNASDKFLDLSDYGRSFGRFFALQLKETRFTPIHVTLLFGFSGLLAIYCILNQFYLAAGFFIILKSGIDAADGELARLKNTPSYVGRYLDSVFDIILNFLFIMSICYVSKTSIWMALLAFVSIQLQGTLYNYYYVILRNKSVGGDATSKIFEYKTPRALPGETQKAVTILFKIYTIVYGVFDKIIHLLDAEAYKVKSFPNWFMTTLSLYGLGFQLLIIAFMLPIGWIELIAPFFIIYSLLIFVLIGIRKNIIR from the coding sequence ATGTCAAAATTAAATGCTTCTGATAAATTTTTAGACTTATCAGACTACGGAAGGTCTTTTGGAAGATTTTTCGCTCTTCAACTTAAAGAAACAAGGTTTACACCAATCCATGTAACACTGCTATTTGGGTTTTCTGGCTTACTTGCTATATATTGTATTTTAAATCAATTCTATTTAGCTGCTGGCTTTTTTATTATTTTAAAATCGGGAATTGATGCCGCTGATGGCGAATTAGCCCGACTAAAAAACACCCCTTCTTATGTAGGAAGATATTTAGACAGTGTATTTGATATTATTTTGAATTTTCTTTTTATCATGTCCATTTGTTATGTTTCTAAAACTTCTATTTGGATGGCATTATTAGCTTTTGTAAGCATTCAACTCCAAGGTACTTTGTATAACTATTACTATGTGATTTTGAGAAATAAATCAGTTGGTGGTGATGCAACTAGTAAAATTTTTGAATATAAAACTCCAAGAGCTCTTCCTGGAGAAACCCAAAAAGCAGTTACTATTTTATTTAAAATTTACACCATTGTTTATGGCGTATTTGACAAAATAATTCATCTTTTAGATGCTGAAGCTTATAAAGTTAAATCGTTTCCAAATTGGTTTATGACTACACTTTCGCTTTACGGATTAGGCTTTCAATTGTTAATAATTGCGTTCATGCTGCCTATAGGATGGATTGAATTAATTGCTCCTTTCTTTATCATTTATTCGCTATTGATTTTTGTGCTTATTGGCATCCGAAAAAACATAATTCGATAG
- a CDS encoding L-threonylcarbamoyladenylate synthase yields MDINTEVHNAYEVIKNGGIILYPTDTVWGIGCDATNEEAVKKIYALKQREESKSMIVLMNGERMMYTVFKDIPEVAWQILDLSERPTTLILDKPRNVAKNIIAEDNTLGVRIVTEPFCFKLMERMKKPLVSTSANISGMFTPKTFKEISPEIIKGVDYVVNLQHDKVCKNPSTIIKLGLDSQVKVIRK; encoded by the coding sequence ATGGATATCAATACCGAAGTACACAACGCATACGAAGTAATCAAAAACGGAGGAATAATACTTTACCCAACTGATACTGTATGGGGAATTGGCTGTGATGCTACTAATGAAGAAGCGGTAAAAAAAATCTATGCTTTAAAACAACGTGAAGAAAGCAAAAGTATGATTGTTTTAATGAATGGAGAACGCATGATGTACACTGTTTTCAAAGACATTCCTGAAGTAGCATGGCAAATTTTAGATTTATCGGAACGACCAACGACTTTAATTTTAGATAAACCTCGAAATGTTGCCAAAAATATTATTGCTGAAGACAACACGTTAGGGGTTAGAATCGTTACCGAACCTTTTTGCTTTAAATTGATGGAACGTATGAAAAAACCATTGGTTTCTACATCCGCAAATATATCGGGAATGTTTACTCCAAAAACTTTTAAAGAAATTAGTCCCGAAATTATAAAAGGTGTGGACTATGTAGTAAATTTGCAGCACGATAAAGTTTGCAAAAATCCTTCTACAATTATTAAATTAGGTTTAGATAGCCAAGTAAAAGTGATTCGCAAATAA
- a CDS encoding adenylyltransferase/cytidyltransferase family protein produces MEAVFVEKFISKYPNWSVKSDSTVTFDFLLISKITGNDDELIAILTELNEAFKKANYTIEISNFKTYEIKVKEVQTPKKYRRMYTSGCFDIFHYGHLNILKKTKELCDYLIVGVSTDELIEKEKGRLPVIPFHERINVVKAIKYVDEVIPQVDKNKQKVVEEYQIDAISVGDDWKGRFPATSCPVEYFAYTENVSSTILKQTLKLDNKS; encoded by the coding sequence ATGGAAGCAGTATTTGTCGAAAAGTTTATCTCAAAATATCCTAATTGGTCTGTAAAATCAGATTCTACAGTAACATTTGATTTTTTATTAATTAGTAAAATTACGGGAAATGATGACGAACTAATTGCAATTCTAACGGAGTTAAATGAGGCATTTAAAAAGGCTAATTATACCATAGAAATTAGTAATTTCAAAACCTACGAAATCAAAGTTAAAGAAGTACAAACACCTAAAAAATATAGAAGAATGTATACTTCAGGTTGTTTTGACATCTTTCATTATGGTCATTTGAATATTTTGAAAAAAACCAAAGAACTGTGTGATTATCTTATCGTTGGTGTTTCTACAGATGAATTAATCGAAAAAGAAAAAGGGAGATTACCTGTTATTCCATTTCATGAACGAATTAATGTAGTGAAAGCCATTAAGTATGTAGATGAAGTAATTCCGCAAGTAGATAAAAACAAGCAAAAAGTGGTAGAAGAATACCAAATTGACGCCATTTCAGTAGGTGATGATTGGAAAGGAAGATTTCCAGCAACTTCTTGTCCAGTGGAATATTTTGCATATACTGAAAATGTGAGTAGTACTATTTTAAAGCAAACGCTAAAATTAGACAATAAGTCCTAA
- a CDS encoding glycosyltransferase family 2 protein, whose protein sequence is MKVSVIITTYNSEEWLAKVLEGYCNQTEKDFEVVIADDGSTEKTQEVIASFSSKFKHSIIHVWQPDAGFQKCKILNKAILKTNTDYLLFTDGDCIPRKDFVAQHLKHKEEGYFLSGGYFKLPMAVSKLITAENIKKQESFSVFWLIQNGLKISFKLSKLTKISLFASFMNWITPTKKTFNGHNTSCFKKDLLAVNGFNEDMKYGGLDRELGERLFNLGILSKQIRYAAICIHLDHERGYFSQEEWNKNLEIRNYNSKHNIIKIKNGIEKL, encoded by the coding sequence ATGAAAGTATCTGTTATTATTACTACTTACAATTCGGAAGAATGGCTTGCAAAAGTTCTCGAAGGTTACTGCAACCAAACCGAGAAGGATTTTGAAGTAGTAATTGCAGATGATGGTTCGACTGAAAAAACACAAGAAGTTATTGCTTCTTTTTCATCTAAATTTAAGCATTCAATCATACATGTTTGGCAACCTGATGCAGGTTTTCAAAAATGCAAAATATTGAATAAAGCCATTCTAAAAACCAATACCGATTATTTGCTTTTTACTGATGGTGATTGTATTCCAAGAAAAGATTTTGTTGCGCAACATTTAAAACACAAAGAAGAAGGCTATTTTCTTTCGGGTGGGTATTTCAAATTGCCCATGGCGGTTTCAAAGTTGATTACAGCAGAAAATATTAAAAAACAAGAGTCTTTTTCTGTTTTTTGGTTAATTCAAAACGGTCTCAAAATCAGTTTTAAATTGTCTAAACTAACTAAAATTAGTCTTTTTGCAAGTTTTATGAATTGGATAACACCAACAAAAAAAACATTCAATGGGCACAATACCTCTTGTTTTAAAAAGGATTTATTAGCCGTAAACGGTTTTAATGAAGACATGAAATACGGTGGTTTGGATAGAGAATTAGGGGAACGTTTATTTAATTTAGGGATTTTATCCAAACAAATTCGATACGCAGCAATTTGTATTCATTTAGACCATGAAAGAGGCTATTTTAGTCAGGAAGAATGGAATAAAAACCTTGAAATTAGAAATTACAATAGCAAGCACAACATCATCAAAATCAAAAACGGAATCGAAAAATTATAG
- a CDS encoding polysaccharide pyruvyl transferase family protein gives MNIFKSIKRNLNKRSVINSVLEATQENKDVVNIHRIDKKNIGDFYCAPHHYFDVLKGKSLDIFDYKSEDKAIRTHFINEISEHSLIIGGGGLLNRDGFVMQMKMFEKLTDKGKKIVLWGVGHNEKSPKTYGKVSKYNIDINKFGLVGTRDYNMPGEYVPCVSCMHPIFDQKFEVKNEVGVVFHKDTLKKEDITKKYQNFATSSNTTNLEDLIEFIGSSENIITDSYHTMYWAMLMEKKVIAIPNSSKFYDFKHQPIISTFDDALNYLNKGTTYDGLLTECRESNLKFAEKAFNYLNL, from the coding sequence ATGAATATCTTCAAATCCATAAAACGAAATTTAAATAAACGTAGTGTTATAAATTCTGTTTTAGAAGCCACCCAAGAAAATAAGGATGTAGTAAATATTCATAGAATCGACAAAAAAAATATTGGCGATTTTTACTGTGCGCCGCATCATTATTTTGATGTTTTAAAAGGTAAAAGTCTAGATATTTTTGATTATAAGAGTGAAGACAAAGCGATACGAACACATTTTATTAATGAAATTTCAGAACATTCTTTAATTATAGGTGGTGGCGGTTTATTGAATCGTGATGGTTTTGTGATGCAAATGAAAATGTTCGAAAAACTGACCGATAAAGGAAAAAAAATAGTTCTTTGGGGCGTTGGTCATAATGAAAAATCGCCAAAAACTTATGGTAAAGTTTCAAAATACAATATAGACATTAATAAATTTGGATTGGTTGGAACGAGAGATTACAACATGCCAGGCGAATATGTACCTTGTGTGAGTTGTATGCATCCTATTTTTGATCAAAAATTTGAAGTCAAAAATGAAGTTGGGGTTGTTTTTCATAAAGACACACTGAAGAAAGAAGATATTACGAAAAAGTATCAAAATTTTGCCACCTCATCTAACACTACTAATTTAGAAGATTTAATTGAATTCATTGGCAGTTCAGAAAACATCATTACCGATAGTTATCATACAATGTATTGGGCAATGCTAATGGAAAAGAAAGTTATTGCAATACCTAATTCTTCAAAATTTTATGATTTTAAACACCAACCTATCATTTCAACTTTTGATGATGCACTAAATTATCTCAATAAAGGAACAACTTATGATGGTCTTTTGACAGAATGTAGAGAAAGTAATCTTAAATTTGCAGAAAAAGCATTCAATTATTTAAATCTTTAA
- a CDS encoding CCA tRNA nucleotidyltransferase: MNYTQHLEHNIFKIISQAAQELHLECYVIGGFVRDILLERDHKKDIDIVAVGSGIELALKVSELIPFHPKVQVFKNYGTAMLRYDDIDVEFVGARKESYTHDSRNPLVENGTLKDDQERRDFTINALAFSLNTKNFGELVDPFNGVEDLKNKIIKTPLSPDITYSDDPLRMMRAIRFATQLNFEIESESLKAITKNKDRINIISGERIVDEMHKILASEKPSIGFLHLYQTGLLDLILPELTALNNVEEVEGHTHKNNFYHTLEVVDNICPNTDDVWLRWSALLHDIGKAPTKRFNKKQGWTFHGHEFLGGKMVKKIFERLHMPLNHKMKFVQKMVMMSSRPIVIAEDIVTDSAVRRLVFDAGEDIDSLMTLCKADITTKNPKKFQKYHKNFDIVKQKIVEVEEKDRVRVFQPPISGEEIMELFGLKPCREIGILKEAVKEAILEGDIPNEYEPAKEFILKRAEKLGLKKV, from the coding sequence ATGAATTACACACAACATTTAGAACATAACATCTTCAAAATCATTTCGCAAGCAGCTCAAGAACTCCACTTAGAATGTTACGTAATTGGTGGTTTTGTACGCGATATTTTACTTGAACGAGACCATAAAAAAGACATTGATATTGTTGCTGTTGGCAGTGGTATTGAACTGGCTTTAAAAGTTTCAGAATTGATTCCATTTCATCCAAAAGTACAAGTTTTTAAAAACTATGGAACAGCAATGTTGCGCTATGATGACATTGATGTAGAATTTGTGGGTGCTCGAAAAGAATCGTACACTCACGATAGCCGAAATCCTTTAGTAGAAAACGGCACGCTAAAAGATGACCAAGAACGAAGAGATTTCACTATAAATGCTTTGGCTTTTTCATTGAATACTAAAAATTTTGGTGAATTAGTAGATCCATTTAATGGTGTGGAAGATTTAAAAAACAAAATCATCAAAACACCTTTAAGTCCAGACATTACGTATTCAGATGATCCGTTGCGCATGATGCGTGCAATTCGTTTTGCCACGCAACTAAATTTTGAGATTGAATCTGAATCATTAAAAGCTATCACAAAAAATAAAGACCGAATCAATATTATCTCAGGCGAACGAATTGTGGATGAAATGCACAAAATTTTGGCTTCTGAAAAACCTTCGATTGGATTTTTACATTTGTATCAAACGGGCTTATTAGACCTCATTTTACCTGAATTGACCGCTTTGAATAATGTTGAAGAAGTAGAAGGTCATACGCACAAAAACAATTTTTATCACACGTTAGAAGTAGTAGATAATATTTGTCCAAATACGGATGACGTTTGGTTACGCTGGTCGGCATTATTACATGATATTGGCAAAGCTCCAACGAAAAGATTCAACAAAAAACAAGGTTGGACGTTTCATGGACATGAATTTTTAGGTGGAAAAATGGTCAAAAAAATATTTGAACGTTTGCACATGCCTTTGAATCATAAAATGAAATTTGTTCAAAAAATGGTCATGATGAGTTCGCGTCCTATTGTAATTGCAGAAGATATTGTTACCGATAGCGCTGTTCGTCGATTGGTTTTTGATGCAGGTGAAGATATCGATAGTTTGATGACCTTATGTAAAGCAGACATCACCACAAAAAATCCAAAGAAATTCCAGAAATACCATAAGAACTTCGACATTGTTAAACAGAAAATTGTGGAAGTGGAAGAAAAAGACCGCGTTCGTGTGTTTCAACCACCTATTTCGGGCGAAGAAATCATGGAATTATTTGGTTTAAAACCTTGTAGAGAAATAGGGATTTTGAAAGAAGCGGTTAAAGAAGCCATTTTAGAGGGTGACATCCCTAATGAATATGAACCTGCGAAAGAATTTATTTTAAAAAGAGCAGAAAAATTAGGATTGAAAAAAGTATAA
- a CDS encoding lipopolysaccharide kinase InaA family protein: MKSTFNPEYITKKEVIENCVINYYNLGTFIYEGNRNSIKIFDLQDSTICIKAFKKPHLFNKIMYTYFRKSKAKRSFEYAKLLLEKGIGTPKPIAYYENFDGLGLNDSYYVSEFLKSDFRYRELLKMEDEVKKETVLRQFVAFTYKLHQANIEFIDHSTGNTLIKDLGNGQYAFYLVDLNRTNFDKKLTFEERMKNFSKLTSSEDIIAIMSDEYAKLSGENKEMVFNAMWKATQEFQHQFYRKKRLKKKLKFWKK, translated from the coding sequence ATGAAAAGTACTTTTAATCCCGAATACATTACAAAAAAAGAAGTTATCGAAAATTGTGTTATTAACTACTACAATTTAGGAACTTTTATTTATGAAGGAAATAGAAATAGCATCAAGATTTTTGATTTACAAGACAGTACAATTTGTATTAAAGCGTTCAAAAAACCGCATCTTTTTAATAAAATAATGTATACATATTTTCGGAAAAGTAAAGCAAAGCGTTCTTTTGAATATGCAAAATTGTTATTAGAAAAAGGAATAGGAACACCAAAACCAATTGCTTACTATGAAAATTTTGATGGTTTAGGATTAAACGATAGTTACTATGTTAGCGAGTTTCTAAAGAGCGATTTTAGATACCGAGAACTATTGAAAATGGAAGATGAAGTAAAAAAAGAAACTGTTTTAAGACAATTTGTTGCGTTCACTTATAAATTACACCAAGCCAATATTGAATTTATTGACCATTCTACAGGTAATACTTTAATCAAAGATTTAGGGAATGGACAATATGCTTTTTATTTGGTAGACTTAAATAGAACTAATTTTGATAAGAAGTTAACTTTTGAAGAACGCATGAAAAATTTTTCTAAATTAACTTCAAGCGAGGATATCATTGCGATTATGAGTGATGAGTATGCAAAATTGTCTGGAGAAAATAAAGAAATGGTTTTCAATGCCATGTGGAAAGCTACACAAGAATTTCAACATCAGTTTTACAGAAAAAAAAGACTAAAAAAGAAATTAAAGTTCTGGAAAAAGTAG
- a CDS encoding phosphocholine cytidylyltransferase family protein codes for MKIVILAAGIGSRLGNPFPKPLTPLKNGKSIMETQIDNISSKYDIDDINVVIGFKKDLIMERFPELTYIYNPFFDQTNTSKSLVRALKKYRKSSVLWFNGDVVFDGKLLDILNPYIESNTSFVAVNTSKVADEEVKYTLKDGFIAELSKTVKNGLGEAVGINFISSNDIQAFINRLEECDVNDYFERGLELAIEKDNIKIQAVDISKYNCMEIDFVEDLENVNKLF; via the coding sequence ATGAAAATAGTAATTCTCGCGGCTGGAATTGGCTCAAGATTAGGAAATCCATTTCCAAAACCATTAACGCCTTTGAAAAATGGCAAGAGTATTATGGAAACACAAATTGACAACATTTCGTCAAAATATGATATTGATGATATTAATGTTGTTATTGGTTTTAAAAAAGATTTAATTATGGAACGTTTTCCAGAATTAACCTACATATACAATCCTTTTTTTGACCAAACCAATACATCAAAAAGTTTAGTAAGAGCTTTAAAAAAATACAGAAAAAGTAGTGTTTTATGGTTTAATGGCGATGTTGTTTTTGATGGAAAACTACTCGATATTTTAAATCCTTACATCGAATCTAACACTTCATTTGTTGCGGTAAACACCAGTAAAGTAGCCGATGAAGAAGTAAAATACACTTTAAAAGATGGTTTTATTGCGGAATTGTCTAAAACGGTAAAAAATGGTTTAGGAGAAGCCGTAGGAATCAACTTCATCTCTTCTAATGATATTCAAGCTTTTATTAATCGTTTAGAGGAATGTGATGTGAATGATTATTTTGAAAGAGGATTAGAATTAGCTATTGAAAAAGACAATATTAAAATTCAAGCCGTTGATATTTCAAAATACAATTGTATGGAAATTGATTTTGTTGAAGATTTAGAAAACGTAAACAAATTATTCTAA
- a CDS encoding CDP-glycerol glycerophosphotransferase family protein yields the protein MKCVLFCQNNYAFGILEPIKTYLTDNGHEYIWYVNPKIIQDYPYTNEPHTSSIGALMSYQSDAIFVPGNEVPHYLRGVKVQVFHGLAGEKKGHFRIRHYFDLYLTQGPFFTKKFIAFKNKYKDFEVIETGWPKLDVYGTQKAKYEAEKQTLLLQNNATKVLLYAPTFSPKLTSAPHLVDQIKALATHHPDYLILLKFHPLMAENWLEVYRKLAQETPNIIFETEKNIIKFLLMADVMISDTSSVIYEFLLLDKPVITFKNISENIVWENSFDYHQLGQLVARNLTDDPFAKTRQEIYNNYHPYNDGKSAERMVKAVEDYIKRNGVPKKRKLSLFRRYKINKMFKL from the coding sequence ATGAAGTGTGTCTTGTTTTGTCAAAATAATTATGCTTTTGGGATTTTAGAACCCATTAAAACGTATTTAACTGATAACGGGCACGAATATATTTGGTATGTAAATCCAAAAATCATTCAAGATTATCCTTATACAAACGAGCCTCATACTAGTTCTATTGGAGCATTAATGTCGTATCAAAGTGATGCTATTTTTGTACCTGGAAATGAAGTGCCGCATTATTTACGTGGTGTAAAAGTTCAGGTTTTTCATGGCTTAGCAGGTGAAAAAAAAGGGCATTTTAGAATACGTCATTATTTTGATTTATATTTAACACAAGGACCCTTTTTTACCAAAAAATTTATTGCATTCAAAAACAAATACAAAGATTTTGAAGTCATTGAAACTGGTTGGCCTAAACTAGATGTTTACGGAACTCAAAAAGCTAAATACGAAGCAGAGAAACAAACACTTTTACTGCAAAATAATGCGACAAAAGTATTGCTTTATGCACCTACATTTTCCCCAAAACTAACTTCGGCACCTCATTTAGTTGATCAAATCAAGGCCTTAGCAACCCATCATCCGGATTATCTAATTTTATTAAAATTTCATCCGTTGATGGCTGAAAATTGGTTAGAAGTGTATCGAAAATTAGCGCAAGAAACACCCAATATTATTTTCGAAACCGAAAAAAACATTATTAAGTTTCTTTTGATGGCAGATGTGATGATAAGTGATACTTCATCTGTTATTTATGAATTTTTATTATTAGACAAACCCGTCATTACTTTTAAAAATATTTCAGAAAATATTGTTTGGGAAAACAGTTTTGACTACCACCAATTAGGACAATTAGTAGCACGAAACTTAACAGATGATCCATTTGCGAAAACGAGACAAGAAATCTATAATAACTATCATCCATACAATGATGGAAAATCGGCAGAGCGGATGGTAAAAGCAGTAGAAGATTATATCAAAAGAAATGGTGTGCCAAAAAAGCGGAAATTATCTTTATTTAGAAGGTATAAAATCAATAAAATGTTTAAACTATAA